Below is a window of Deltaproteobacteria bacterium DNA.
TTTTTTTCAAACCCTACCGTGTGATTTACCGGGTCACGGGCGACACCGTGTACGTCTTACTGATTGTCGACGGACATCGCGACATGCAGACGCTATTGCAGCAAAGACTTCTGGAAGCGTAGAGAAATCGGGACAGCGGCCAACAGCCATAATAAATCCGGGAAAATGAGGGACTGCGCCCTTTTCCCCCCATCACCCATAACCTGCCGTGACGCATGAGGGAGATGCAAGATGAAACGCATTGTTAAGAAGTCGAATGATTTCAAAGATGCCGAGGAATGGGATATTCTTCAGCACATTAAAATGAGTCCAGAGGAAAGACAGAAGGCAGCATCGGAACTTCGAATAAGGGTTTATGGGAAAAATGCGCCGGATGTGAAAAAAGGTTGTCGAAAGAAATGAAAGCGTCCCACTTCTCAAAGGACATACAGGATTTCATCAGGCTGCTGAACCAACACCATGTCAGGTACCTCATAGTGGGCGGCGAAGCGGTGATCTATTACGGGTACGCTCGCCTCACCGGTGACGTGGATTTCTTTTTTGAAACGACAAGAAAAAACGCACTGAATATGTTTGAGGCCCTCAAGGAATTCTGGCAGGGAGATGTTCCGGGAATCGAAGGTTTTGAAGCGCTAATGGAGCCAGGCGTAATTTTTCAGTTTGGAGTTCCTCCCAATCGCATCGATATTCTTACACATGTTGACGGTGTGACCTTCAAAGAAGCATGGCACGGGAGGGCAACAACCAGCATGGAGATTCGCGGAGAGCAAGTCTCCATTTATTTTATCGGATTGGACGAACTCATTGCGAATAAGAGGGCGATCAACCGTCCCAAGGATCAGGAAGATTTGAAATATCTTGTGAAGGCAAAAGAGAAATCAGGTCTCCACAGCTCTGCAAAACGCTAAATTTCAAGACCTGTCCCCCAACTTCAATTCGAGGCTGCTCAAGCGGATGACGATCCCCATTGAAGGCGTGCGGCCGCTCCTGC
It encodes the following:
- a CDS encoding nucleotidyltransferase, with protein sequence MKASHFSKDIQDFIRLLNQHHVRYLIVGGEAVIYYGYARLTGDVDFFFETTRKNALNMFEALKEFWQGDVPGIEGFEALMEPGVIFQFGVPPNRIDILTHVDGVTFKEAWHGRATTSMEIRGEQVSIYFIGLDELIANKRAINRPKDQEDLKYLVKAKEKSGLHSSAKR